The region TGGACGAGAGCCGCGCCTTCCAAGAGGGCCTCAGTGTCCAGATGCAATGTAAGTCTATTTTTACCCCTATTCCTCTACACTGAACATGGCGAAATCCACAGCCCTCAATGCCGAGAAACTGACCGCCGAGAAGAGGATGAGCCTGCTGCGCACGGAGAAGATGAGCCTGCAGGAGAAGTACGAGGGTCAGCTGGCGGAGGCCGTGCAAAAGCAGCAGGAAACGGAACGCGCCCTCCAGGAGAAGTTCGACGCCCAGGTGGAGAAGTACAAGCTGCTGGAGTTCAAGTACGCCGACCTGGAGGCCGAGTGCCTCAAGAGCAAGAAGAAACACATCGAGGACACGAACGCGTTCGACCAGAAGCTGCAAAAGGTCCTGGCCGATTTGCACAAGGACAAGGCCAGCAAGGAGCACGAGGTGGCCGCCTGGAAGGTAACCTTTCCTAATGGCTTCCTTAGAACATCCTACTTATCTACTTATCCTCCAGGAAAAGTTGGACAAGCAACAGCGCGAGGAAGAGCACAAGATCCACACGCTGGAGGCCACAATCGCTGAGTTCAAGACGAACTGCAACTATGTGCCCAAGGCTCAGCCCGCCGAGGCCCCGGCCCAtgaccaccagcagcagcagctgaacAAGCCCGCCGAGCAGATGCCCACCACCCACAACTCCAATCCCGCCCAGCTGGCGCACAGCATTGAAAAGCCGCGCAACGAGAAGTCCTTCGATGCCCAAGTGCAAGTGAGTGAAGGCCTCTACAGGATCGGCGGCGGGGTAAATCTGCTAGCTACTAACACAAACCGAAACCAAACAACCGCTGCTACTAACGACACAATTAAGAGTAATGGTGACGGAACCCAGGAGCAGTCACAGCAGCTGTCTCCCATGCCCTTCGCCGTGCGCAACAACCACAGCCTCATACTAAACTCTGTTGAAAACTTTCAGATTGTGCCCAAATCGCTCAAtgagaagcagcagcaggaggagcctCAGCTGTCCGGCGGTCCTGTTTCCCCGCTGAGTGCTCCCCGCAAGAGCAGCACGCAGGCCTCTGTGAGCGGCCCGGTTGCCAAGAAGGCCGGCAATGCTCCGGATGCGTCGGTGGCTCCAAAggtgagcagcagcagcggcctTCCCCCTCTGGCAGTACCGCCAGCCAAGCCAGATCGCAAACTTCCCGAAAACGTAGCTCCCATACCCGACAATTTTGAGGACAAGGCGGACACCAAGGGCGAAGGTGTCGATGTGGATACTGCCGCCGAAGAGCTGCCCAAGAACGAGAACAACAATCGTTACGCAAACGCTGTAAATGAGCTGGAGAGCAACAAGAACCTTGGTGTCGCACCCAAGCCCCTAGAGGATTCGGGCGCCCACGAGGTTAAAGACGCGTTAAATGAGCCCAGCTTTAATTTGCCAGCAGCGGGTGGAGCCGGCCAGAACTTCTTCGATGGCGAGCTGCCGGCTCCTGGTCCCGGGCCCGTACCCGACGAGCCGGCCAAGCAGATGGCCGAGGCAGCCGGTGCTGGCGGCGGTGGTGATGGtgacgatgacgacgatgTGGGCGATGTGGCCGTTAAGCAGCCACAGCATCTACTCGACTCTGACAATCTTAACAACGAAATCGTGGCTGACCAGGGCAAGGAATTTGCCGAAGGCATCCATCTGGAGGACGGCATGGATGAAGATCAAGATGGTGAGTCTTTGAACTGATATTGATTGGGCAGTATACCTTACATATTGACTTACAGAGGACGACTACTCCAATGTTGCGGCGCGCAAGAAGGGAGGCGAGGTTATTAGGCATTAAGTAACACAATTTTCTATTAATATTGAGCGGCATGTGTGCAA is a window of Drosophila biarmipes strain raj3 chromosome 3R, RU_DBia_V1.1, whole genome shotgun sequence DNA encoding:
- the LOC108031442 gene encoding uncharacterized protein LOC108031442 isoform X2 produces the protein MSSARFARSGRVRICILMTMFIVLIMMIVIYQMSQHQLDESRAFQEGLSVQMQSLNAEKLTAEKRMSLLRTEKMSLQEKYEGQLAEAVQKQQETERALQEKFDAQVEKYKLLEFKYADLEAECLKSKKKHIEDTNAFDQKLQKVLADLHKDKASKEHEVAAWKEKLDKQQREEEHKIHTLEATIAEFKTNCNYVPKAQPAEAPAHDHQQQQLNKPAEQMPTTHNSNPAQLAHSIEKPRNEKSFDAQVQVSEGLYRIGGGIVPKSLNEKQQQEEPQLSGGPVSPLSAPRKSSTQASVSGPVAKKAGNAPDASVAPKVSSSSGLPPLAVPPAKPDRKLPENVAPIPDNFEDKADTKGEGVDVDTAAEELPKNENNNRYANAVNELESNKNLGVAPKPLEDSGAHEVKDALNEPSFNLPAAGGAGQNFFDGELPAPGPGPVPDEPAKQMAEAAGAGGGGDGDDDDDVGDVAVKQPQHLLDSDNLNNEIVADQGKEFAEGIHLEDGMDEDQDEDDYSNVAARKKGGEVIRH
- the LOC108031442 gene encoding uncharacterized protein LOC108031442 isoform X1, coding for MSSARFARSGRVRICILMTMFIVLIMMIVIYQMSQHQLDESRAFQEGLSVQMQSLNAEKLTAEKRMSLLRTEKMSLQEKYEGQLAEAVQKQQETERALQEKFDAQVEKYKLLEFKYADLEAECLKSKKKHIEDTNAFDQKLQKVLADLHKDKASKEHEVAAWKEKLDKQQREEEHKIHTLEATIAEFKTNCNYVPKAQPAEAPAHDHQQQQLNKPAEQMPTTHNSNPAQLAHSIEKPRNEKSFDAQVQVSEGLYRIGGGVNLLATNTNRNQTTAATNDTIKSNGDGTQEQSQQLSPMPFAVRNNHSLILNSVENFQIVPKSLNEKQQQEEPQLSGGPVSPLSAPRKSSTQASVSGPVAKKAGNAPDASVAPKVSSSSGLPPLAVPPAKPDRKLPENVAPIPDNFEDKADTKGEGVDVDTAAEELPKNENNNRYANAVNELESNKNLGVAPKPLEDSGAHEVKDALNEPSFNLPAAGGAGQNFFDGELPAPGPGPVPDEPAKQMAEAAGAGGGGDGDDDDDVGDVAVKQPQHLLDSDNLNNEIVADQGKEFAEGIHLEDGMDEDQDEDDYSNVAARKKGGEVIRH
- the LOC108031442 gene encoding uncharacterized protein LOC108031442 isoform X3 codes for the protein MSSARFARSGRVRICILMTMFIVLIMMIVIYQMSQHQLDESRAFQEGLSVQMQSLNAEKLTAEKRMSLLRTEKMSLQEKYEGQLAEAVQKQQETERALQEKFDAQVEKYKLLEFKYADLEAECLKSKKKHIEDTNAFDQKLQKVLADLHKDKASKEHEVAAWKEKLDKQQREEEHKIHTLEATIAEFKTNCNYVPKAQPAEAPAHDHQQQQLNKPAEQMPTTHNSNPAQLAHSIEKPRNEKSFDAQVQIVPKSLNEKQQQEEPQLSGGPVSPLSAPRKSSTQASVSGPVAKKAGNAPDASVAPKVSSSSGLPPLAVPPAKPDRKLPENVAPIPDNFEDKADTKGEGVDVDTAAEELPKNENNNRYANAVNELESNKNLGVAPKPLEDSGAHEVKDALNEPSFNLPAAGGAGQNFFDGELPAPGPGPVPDEPAKQMAEAAGAGGGGDGDDDDDVGDVAVKQPQHLLDSDNLNNEIVADQGKEFAEGIHLEDGMDEDQDEDDYSNVAARKKGGEVIRH